The following coding sequences lie in one Zingiber officinale cultivar Zhangliang chromosome 2B, Zo_v1.1, whole genome shotgun sequence genomic window:
- the LOC122048876 gene encoding uncharacterized protein LOC122048876 produces MKDVHALHHDDLLHVTFNERGQPYGDLQPVLANYVGTIARNGVLLPLDYLDWRKIPKHRLEEAWKLVIARFIISDQHRDFVMQMMGVAWRRWRTQVKATSYDSNIPLRDLVSIRPIPHGLAIEVWERLCEHWKVTELKDNGRKPTRIEIMHLSRRSKKKGGAPVDAEAIRYEAVQIRLQDMPEGTQAIEVHEDAFRDVFGTEHSGRVRCLGAGALPSQVFPEQCKRSSFYNRQNYHSTTDITDKFKAMQEQMNKDMEMRESQLRAEMEAQKAQFQTKMEQMRQMQDQFESFTRVMQSMIHGTAGGSNGPELLPTQMAIVMANIIQKHMDATSNPKENAISREDSSDN; encoded by the exons ATGAAGGATGTTCATGCATTGCATCACGATGATTTGCTACATGTCACATTTAATGAAAGAGGTCAGCCTTATGGTGATTTACAACCGGTACTAGCAAATTATGTGGGAACAATAGCTCGAAATGGAGTTTTGTTGCCCCTTGATTATTTAGACTGGCGAAAAATTCCAAAGCATCGGTTGGAGGAGGCATGGAAACTTGTTATT gCACGATTCATAATCTCCGATCAACACCGAGATTTTGTGATGCAAATGATGGGAGTTGCATGGAGGCGATGGAGGACCCAAGTTAAAGCTACGTCTTATGATTCGAATATTCCATTAAGGGACCTTGTGTCCATTCGTCCTATTCCTCATGGCCTGGCTATAGAAGTCTGGGAAAGATTATGTGAGCACTGGAAGGTTACTGAG TTGAAAGACAATGGTAGGAAGCCGACTCGCATCGAAATAATGCATTTGAGTCGAAGAAGTAAAAAGAAAGGAGGTGCTCCAGTTGATGCTGAAGCCATACGCTATGAG GCTGTGCAAATTCGCCTACAAGACATGCCTGAGGGAACACAAGCAATAGAAGTGCATGAGGATGCATTTcg TGATGTATTCGGAACTGAGCATTCTGGTCGAGTTCGATGTCTAGGAGCAGGAGCACTACCTAGCCAAGTCTTCCCTGAACAATGTAAACGTAGCTCATTCTACAATAGGCAAAACTATCACTCCACTACGGATATCACAGATAAATTCAAAGCAATGCAAGAACAAATGAACAAAGATATGGAGATGCGTGAATCACAGTTGCGAGCAGAAATGGAGGCGCAAAAAGCACAATTTCAAACAAAAATGGAGCAAATGAGACAAATGCAAGATCAGTTTGAAAGTTTTACACGTGTTATGCAGAGTATGATACATGGAACTGCTGGAGGGTCTAATGGACCTGAATTGTTACCAACACAG ATGGCAATTGTAATGGCAAACATCATTCAGAAACACATGGATGCCACATCAAATCCAAAAGAAAATGCTATCTCCCGAGAAGATTCATCTGATAATTAG